A single region of the Salarchaeum japonicum genome encodes:
- a CDS encoding thiamine-binding protein: protein MTVTAMLSVSPVDSPDVEFDAEIAKAVDALDDFDVRYETHPMETTIEAESLGEVFAAAQAAHEAVDASRVGTTLKIDHYREETLDAAEKVDRVEHHLGRDARGGE from the coding sequence ATGACCGTGACCGCGATGCTGTCGGTGTCGCCCGTGGACAGCCCCGACGTGGAGTTCGACGCGGAAATCGCGAAGGCCGTGGACGCCCTCGACGACTTCGACGTGCGCTACGAGACCCACCCGATGGAGACCACCATCGAGGCAGAGTCGCTCGGCGAGGTGTTCGCCGCCGCGCAGGCCGCCCACGAGGCCGTGGACGCGAGCCGCGTCGGCACCACCCTGAAAATCGACCACTACCGCGAGGAGACGCTGGACGCCGCGGAGAAGGTCGACCGCGTCGAACACCACCTCGGCCGCGACGCCCGCGGCGGCGAGTAA
- a CDS encoding amidohydrolase: protein MTAAADLVLTNGEVHTLTDPDETYEAVAVRDGRIVRVDSDYEIDFLNGVETREIDLDGRVLLPGFVDAHVHMETVGRHRLRADLRDATSPEDAVDILRDSDTGDDWILGFGFDESTWEASRYLTRDDLDRVSTEKPVVAFREDLHTAALNGVALDRLRDPLPDGDVQTEGGDPTGVVVEDAAEAVREAVEPGPAETADLLLAAQRDAHETGVTSVHDMVRRSHAPRVYRDLEAAGDLRLRVRLNYWSDHLDAARELGLRTNHGSEFVQTGAIKTFTDGSLGGRTAKLSAEYADGDGSGQWVVPPAELREVVRLADDAGFQLAVHAIGDEAIEETIDALADTDDPAGARHRIEHLELATDDHIERMADLGLVASMQPNFLKWSREGGLYDSRLGPERRSENNRFPAYLAAGVPLAFSSDSMPIDPLFGVHQTVNPPEDTQELSVTEALRAYTSGAAYAGFDEHRLGTVEAGKEADFVVLEASPWEHPDSIADIDVAYTIVDGEVVYEAGA, encoded by the coding sequence ATGACAGCGGCCGCCGACCTCGTCCTCACCAACGGCGAGGTGCACACGCTCACCGACCCCGACGAGACCTACGAGGCCGTCGCCGTCCGCGACGGTCGCATCGTCCGCGTCGACTCCGACTACGAAATCGACTTCCTGAACGGCGTCGAGACCCGCGAAATCGACCTCGACGGCCGCGTCCTCCTCCCCGGCTTCGTGGACGCGCACGTCCACATGGAGACCGTCGGCCGCCACCGCCTCCGCGCCGACCTCCGCGACGCCACCTCGCCCGAGGACGCCGTCGACATCCTCCGGGACTCGGACACCGGCGACGACTGGATTCTCGGCTTCGGGTTCGACGAGTCCACCTGGGAGGCGTCGCGCTACCTCACCCGGGACGACCTCGACCGCGTGAGCACCGAGAAACCGGTGGTCGCGTTCCGCGAAGACCTCCACACCGCCGCGCTCAACGGCGTCGCGCTCGACCGCCTCCGCGACCCCCTCCCCGACGGCGATGTGCAGACCGAGGGCGGCGACCCGACCGGCGTCGTCGTCGAGGACGCGGCCGAGGCCGTCCGGGAGGCCGTCGAACCCGGCCCCGCGGAGACCGCAGACCTCCTCCTCGCCGCGCAGCGGGACGCCCACGAGACGGGCGTGACGAGCGTCCACGACATGGTGCGGCGCTCGCACGCCCCCCGCGTCTACCGCGACCTCGAAGCCGCGGGCGACCTCCGACTGCGCGTCCGCCTGAACTACTGGAGCGACCACCTCGACGCCGCCCGCGAACTCGGATTGCGCACCAACCACGGCAGCGAGTTCGTCCAGACCGGCGCAATCAAGACCTTCACGGACGGCAGTCTCGGCGGCCGCACGGCGAAGCTCTCCGCCGAGTACGCGGACGGCGACGGCTCCGGTCAGTGGGTCGTCCCGCCCGCGGAACTCCGCGAGGTCGTCCGCCTCGCGGACGACGCGGGCTTCCAACTCGCCGTGCACGCCATCGGCGACGAAGCAATCGAGGAGACCATCGACGCCCTCGCGGACACCGACGACCCGGCGGGCGCGCGCCACCGCATCGAACACCTCGAACTCGCGACCGACGACCACATCGAGCGCATGGCCGACCTCGGCCTCGTCGCCTCGATGCAGCCGAACTTCCTCAAGTGGTCGCGCGAGGGCGGCCTCTACGACTCCCGGCTCGGCCCCGAACGCAGAAGCGAGAACAACCGCTTTCCCGCCTACCTCGCGGCCGGCGTGCCGCTCGCGTTCTCCTCGGACTCGATGCCCATCGACCCCCTGTTCGGCGTCCACCAGACCGTCAACCCCCCCGAGGACACCCAGGAACTCTCCGTCACCGAGGCGCTCCGCGCGTACACGAGCGGCGCGGCCTACGCCGGATTCGACGAACACCGACTCGGAACCGTCGAGGCCGGAAAGGAAGCCGACTTCGTCGTCCTGGAGGCGTCGCCCTGGGAGCATCCCGACTCCATCGCGGACATCGACGTGGCGTACACCATCGTGGACGGCGAGGTCGTCTACGAGGCCGGCGCGTAG
- a CDS encoding DMT family transporter produces MRAPLLLVAAIAAEVVGTTALKLSNGFTDPAPSLVVVAGYGASFYLLSLVLTDLPVGVVYATWAALGIVATATVGVLVFDETLDLAGVAGMALVVAGVVVLALFSDAYTPAH; encoded by the coding sequence ATGCGCGCCCCGCTCCTCCTCGTGGCCGCCATCGCCGCAGAAGTCGTCGGAACCACCGCTCTCAAACTCTCGAACGGGTTCACCGACCCCGCGCCGTCGCTCGTCGTCGTCGCCGGCTACGGCGCGTCCTTCTACCTGCTCTCCCTCGTCCTCACCGACCTCCCGGTCGGCGTCGTGTACGCGACGTGGGCCGCGCTCGGCATCGTCGCAACCGCGACCGTCGGCGTCCTCGTGTTCGACGAGACGCTCGACCTCGCGGGCGTCGCCGGAATGGCGCTCGTCGTCGCCGGCGTCGTCGTGCTCGCCCTGTTCTCGGACGCCTACACGCCCGCGCACTGA
- the gpmI gene encoding 2,3-bisphosphoglycerate-independent phosphoglycerate mutase, producing the protein MKAALVILDGWGLGDHDRLDAVKAADTPNFDRLADAGAYGTLETHGRNVGLPGGQMGNSEVGHLTIGAGRVVLQEYTRINDAIEAGELGENDAIEAAFDHVAETGGRVHFMGLVSDGGVHADHEHLHALIEAAASRGIEATTHAFTDGRDTKPKSGESVLRTLEEVVDEYGTGDVATVSGRYYAMDRDQNWERTKAAYDAIVEREGLHRADSAVAAVRESYERGDTDEFVEPTIVRGGDALSERDAVVFFNFRADRARQLVRMLGSVNPEWAFETNPPAVPIVTMTEYDETFDFPVAFEAREPHDTLGEVVAREGLTQHRVAESEKYPHVTYFLNGGREVAFEGESREIVPSPDVPTYDHKPEMSAAGVTDAALDRLDADALVVNYANADMVGHTGDFDAAVAAVEAVDTELGRLAAELESADAAVLVTADHGNADDMGTPGDPHTAHTFNPVPFVYISPDGDDAGRDVRDGGALKDIAPTLLSLLGVERPAEMTGESLLE; encoded by the coding sequence ATGAAGGCGGCGCTCGTCATTCTGGACGGCTGGGGGCTCGGCGACCACGACCGGCTTGACGCCGTGAAAGCGGCGGACACGCCGAACTTCGACCGGCTCGCCGACGCGGGGGCGTACGGCACGCTGGAGACGCACGGTCGGAACGTCGGCCTCCCCGGCGGTCAGATGGGGAACTCGGAAGTCGGCCACCTCACCATCGGCGCGGGCCGCGTCGTCCTCCAGGAGTACACCCGCATCAACGACGCCATCGAGGCCGGCGAACTCGGGGAGAACGACGCCATCGAGGCCGCGTTCGACCATGTGGCGGAGACGGGCGGTCGCGTGCACTTCATGGGACTCGTCTCGGACGGCGGCGTGCACGCAGACCACGAACACCTCCACGCGCTCATCGAGGCCGCCGCGAGTCGCGGTATCGAGGCGACGACGCACGCGTTCACGGACGGCCGGGACACGAAACCGAAGTCGGGCGAATCCGTCCTGCGAACGCTCGAAGAAGTGGTCGATGAGTACGGCACCGGGGACGTGGCGACGGTCTCGGGGCGGTACTACGCGATGGACAGAGACCAGAACTGGGAGCGCACGAAAGCGGCGTACGACGCCATCGTCGAGCGCGAGGGACTGCACCGCGCGGACTCCGCGGTCGCGGCGGTTCGGGAGTCCTACGAGCGCGGCGACACCGACGAGTTCGTCGAGCCCACCATCGTCCGGGGCGGGGACGCGCTGAGCGAGCGGGACGCGGTGGTGTTCTTCAACTTCCGCGCGGACCGAGCGCGCCAGCTCGTGCGAATGCTCGGCTCTGTGAATCCCGAGTGGGCGTTCGAGACGAATCCGCCCGCGGTGCCGATTGTGACGATGACCGAGTACGACGAGACGTTCGACTTCCCGGTGGCGTTCGAGGCACGCGAGCCTCACGACACGCTCGGGGAGGTCGTCGCCCGCGAGGGCCTGACCCAGCACCGGGTCGCGGAGTCCGAGAAGTACCCGCACGTGACGTACTTCCTGAACGGCGGCCGCGAGGTCGCGTTCGAGGGCGAGAGCCGGGAAATCGTCCCGAGCCCGGACGTACCGACGTACGACCACAAGCCGGAGATGAGCGCCGCGGGCGTGACGGACGCCGCGCTCGACCGACTGGACGCGGACGCGCTCGTCGTGAACTACGCGAACGCGGACATGGTCGGGCACACGGGCGACTTCGACGCCGCCGTCGCCGCCGTGGAAGCCGTCGATACGGAGTTAGGGCGGCTCGCGGCCGAACTGGAGTCCGCGGACGCGGCCGTGCTGGTGACCGCCGACCACGGGAACGCCGACGACATGGGCACCCCGGGCGACCCGCACACCGCGCACACGTTCAATCCCGTGCCCTTCGTCTACATCTCCCCCGACGGCGACGACGCCGGCCGCGACGTGCGCGACGGCGGCGCGCTCAAAGATATCGCACCCACTCTGCTCTCCCTGCTCGGTGTCGAGCGACCGGCGGAGATGACGGGCGAGTCGTTGCTGGAGTAG
- a CDS encoding DNA double-strand break repair nuclease NurA: protein MTLDPVHFDGITDLVRRVSHDIDEDEHRDQAVRAWDAYFDPLYRDGEEVLAPLGDVQRYAVDIADAGGQPDQFDTVHGLDSGTVNPRTFKNGLVLDIAQAAMGVSPSDTDTHRARTVITTVHPTDDTVTISATDDWQKQDAGYWRGQIFEAPRVERDETAVVHGLALYLAESEHALEHADRVSDLLVLDGPLYPKIIANWLDQARPLSDLPLEDPLVQSVVGNYVDLVERFVERGVPLAGFVKNVQSRGIVNTLAEKTNAPWTDDAAFFTQLLERRDGRDRDTDDLTYTNWFVSRTGYDREFSTLGDRLSLDLDLDPEAYEVAFFVVYDPRTDVLFKVELPRAFAEDETCRDRLTNHVLAEVAHEAGPPEAIGKADELARIGIQEKTELVGALEDTLDTECRSTYDDERWG, encoded by the coding sequence ATGACCCTCGACCCCGTCCACTTCGACGGGATTACCGACCTCGTCCGGCGCGTCAGCCACGACATCGACGAGGACGAACACCGCGACCAGGCCGTCCGCGCGTGGGACGCCTACTTCGACCCGCTCTACCGCGACGGCGAGGAAGTGCTCGCGCCCCTCGGGGACGTCCAGCGGTACGCGGTCGATATCGCGGACGCCGGCGGCCAGCCCGACCAGTTCGACACCGTCCACGGCCTCGACTCGGGAACCGTGAACCCCCGGACGTTCAAGAACGGCCTCGTGCTCGACATCGCGCAGGCCGCGATGGGCGTCAGCCCGAGCGACACCGACACCCACCGCGCGCGCACCGTCATCACCACCGTCCACCCGACCGACGACACCGTCACCATCAGCGCGACCGACGACTGGCAGAAACAGGACGCGGGCTACTGGCGCGGCCAGATATTCGAAGCCCCCCGCGTCGAACGCGACGAGACCGCCGTCGTCCACGGACTCGCGCTCTACCTCGCGGAATCCGAGCACGCCCTCGAACACGCCGACCGCGTGAGCGACCTCCTCGTGCTCGACGGCCCGCTCTACCCGAAGATTATCGCGAACTGGCTCGACCAGGCCCGCCCGCTCTCCGACCTCCCCCTCGAAGACCCGCTCGTCCAGTCCGTCGTCGGGAACTACGTCGACCTCGTGGAGCGGTTCGTCGAGCGCGGCGTCCCGCTCGCCGGGTTCGTGAAGAACGTCCAATCCAGGGGTATCGTCAACACGCTCGCGGAGAAGACGAACGCGCCCTGGACGGACGACGCCGCCTTCTTCACGCAGTTGCTCGAACGCCGCGACGGCCGCGACCGCGACACGGACGACCTCACGTACACGAACTGGTTCGTCTCCCGGACCGGCTACGACCGCGAGTTCTCCACGCTCGGCGACCGCCTCAGCCTCGACCTCGACCTCGACCCCGAAGCCTACGAGGTCGCGTTCTTCGTCGTCTACGACCCCCGGACGGACGTGCTGTTCAAGGTAGAGCTCCCGCGCGCGTTCGCCGAGGACGAGACGTGCCGCGACCGCCTGACGAACCACGTGCTCGCCGAAGTCGCGCACGAGGCCGGGCCGCCCGAAGCCATCGGGAAGGCCGACGAACTCGCGCGCATCGGCATCCAGGAGAAGACGGAACTCGTCGGCGCGCTCGAAGACACCCTCGACACCGAGTGCCGCTCCACGTACGACGACGAACGCTGGGGTTAG
- a CDS encoding DUF7113 family protein — MLLVEGSAGGTTLTGTLYERGEDAPSFEGAPDEDAAYVWVCDEFYTVESGGVTQEIGGEEVQVAFESPMPRGFDTRERALEAAREHVRTQFARVGVDPETVEISVVREYEA, encoded by the coding sequence ATGTTGCTCGTCGAAGGCTCCGCGGGTGGGACGACGCTGACGGGAACGCTCTACGAGCGCGGCGAGGACGCGCCGTCGTTCGAGGGCGCGCCGGACGAGGACGCCGCCTACGTCTGGGTGTGCGACGAGTTCTACACGGTGGAGAGCGGCGGCGTCACCCAGGAAATCGGCGGCGAGGAGGTGCAGGTGGCGTTCGAGTCGCCGATGCCGCGCGGGTTCGACACCCGAGAGCGCGCGCTGGAGGCGGCGCGCGAGCACGTCCGGACGCAGTTCGCGCGCGTCGGCGTCGACCCGGAGACGGTCGAGATTTCGGTCGTGCGGGAGTACGAGGCCTAA
- a CDS encoding ATP-binding protein, which yields MSDQDLGDFSPSGTASDRPADAGDGVDDEADDEDGFERPDLDTAGGGDGIGMLAVSQGLRISEEEGETTIRAYVTAENRSDIRIGKYVLADYPGPESLFCRIKGLEYAQRFHGDDANEIHARRAMRSDGIEEDDYRFLADLDPLAVLYPDDGDLKRRMPDRVPKPETVVEEATETEQIKTGLKIPEDGVFLGHLSVGGEKVRTAASPPTIDYRVKDDYRDGDPLAFRHTLIAGGTGSGKTHTSKNVLRQYLHEERRYEMADGAERRMAVVQFDPQDEYAQMHDDNPDATREHARRWEAEGLAHGGHDDTVAFVPKVGDATYAASHHHAEQRAFTVPFSMVRSRPWLVASSDLNDNQYSALTLLLKRFFRQYGNEGTYEEFTSFLDDPALKEELDESGRVHEATYEAVMRRVLGMPSGVFDQDAPPITDLVHEFVRPGGLSVVPTYHVNDTRATETVVLALASLLVDQKLSNDPDFDRIKETPLLVGMDEAHNFLADADSVQARNVIGKFTDAAKQGRKERLGLFLITQDPQDIADPVFKQVNTTVVLNLGDEDAIKSVNIPSTLEGKVPYMEKGQMVVYSPDNSEPVEIVGLPTCLTRHGRD from the coding sequence ATGAGCGACCAAGACCTCGGGGACTTCTCGCCGTCCGGCACCGCGAGCGACCGACCCGCGGACGCGGGCGACGGTGTGGACGACGAGGCGGACGACGAGGACGGGTTCGAGCGCCCCGACCTCGACACCGCGGGCGGCGGCGACGGCATCGGGATGCTCGCCGTCTCCCAGGGCCTCCGCATCAGCGAGGAAGAGGGAGAGACCACGATTCGGGCGTACGTCACCGCCGAGAACCGCTCCGACATCCGCATCGGGAAGTACGTGCTCGCGGACTACCCCGGCCCAGAGTCGCTGTTCTGCCGCATCAAGGGCCTGGAGTACGCCCAGCGCTTCCACGGCGACGACGCGAACGAGATTCACGCCCGCCGCGCGATGCGCTCCGACGGCATCGAGGAGGACGACTATCGGTTCCTCGCAGACCTCGACCCGCTCGCCGTCCTCTACCCCGACGACGGCGACCTGAAACGCCGGATGCCCGACCGCGTTCCGAAACCCGAGACAGTCGTGGAGGAGGCGACCGAGACCGAGCAGATCAAGACCGGTCTGAAGATTCCCGAGGACGGCGTCTTCCTCGGTCACCTCTCCGTCGGCGGGGAGAAAGTGCGGACGGCCGCGAGTCCGCCGACCATCGACTACCGCGTGAAGGACGACTACCGCGACGGCGACCCGCTCGCGTTCCGGCATACGTTGATTGCCGGCGGAACCGGGTCGGGGAAGACGCACACGTCGAAGAACGTCCTCCGGCAGTACCTCCACGAGGAACGACGGTACGAGATGGCTGACGGCGCGGAGCGCCGGATGGCGGTCGTGCAGTTCGACCCCCAGGACGAGTACGCGCAGATGCACGACGACAACCCCGACGCCACCCGCGAGCACGCGCGGCGCTGGGAGGCGGAAGGCCTCGCGCACGGCGGACACGACGACACCGTCGCGTTCGTCCCGAAAGTCGGGGACGCCACGTACGCCGCGAGCCACCACCACGCCGAACAGCGCGCGTTCACCGTGCCGTTCTCGATGGTGCGCTCGCGGCCGTGGCTCGTCGCGTCCAGCGACCTGAACGACAACCAGTACAGCGCGCTCACCCTCCTCCTGAAGCGGTTCTTCCGGCAGTACGGGAACGAGGGAACGTACGAGGAGTTCACGTCCTTCCTCGACGACCCCGCGCTCAAGGAGGAACTCGACGAGTCCGGGCGCGTCCACGAAGCCACCTACGAGGCCGTGATGCGGCGCGTGCTCGGGATGCCGAGCGGCGTGTTCGACCAGGACGCACCCCCCATCACCGACCTCGTCCACGAGTTCGTTCGGCCCGGCGGCCTCTCCGTCGTCCCGACCTACCACGTGAACGACACCCGGGCGACCGAGACCGTCGTGCTCGCGCTCGCGAGCCTGCTCGTCGATCAGAAACTCTCGAACGACCCCGACTTCGACCGCATCAAGGAGACGCCGCTCCTCGTCGGGATGGACGAGGCGCACAACTTCCTCGCGGACGCGGACAGCGTGCAAGCCAGAAACGTCATCGGGAAGTTCACCGACGCCGCGAAACAGGGACGGAAGGAACGCCTCGGGTTGTTCCTCATCACCCAGGATCCGCAGGACATCGCCGACCCCGTGTTCAAGCAGGTGAACACGACCGTCGTCCTCAACCTCGGGGACGAGGACGCCATCAAGAGCGTGAACATCCCGAGCACCCTCGAAGGCAAAGTCCCCTACATGGAGAAGGGACAGATGGTCGTCTACTCGCCCGACAACTCCGAGCCCGTCGAAATCGTCGGCCTCCCGACGTGCCTCACGCGACACGGCCGCGACTGA
- a CDS encoding universal stress protein: MSKILVPIDSSQQSTDALEYALEEFQSDDITLIHVIDPIEAGYTAQATVPGYSEEWYEQAQEDAETLFEQAQETADEYGVSLDTVTEVGRPSRTVVDYAEENGFDHIVMGSHGRSGVSRILLGSVAESVVRRSPIPVTIVR; the protein is encoded by the coding sequence ATGTCGAAGATACTCGTCCCCATCGACAGTTCCCAGCAGTCCACCGACGCGCTCGAATACGCGCTGGAGGAGTTCCAGAGCGACGACATCACGCTCATCCACGTCATCGACCCAATCGAAGCCGGATACACGGCGCAAGCGACCGTCCCCGGCTACTCGGAGGAGTGGTACGAGCAGGCCCAGGAGGACGCCGAGACGCTCTTCGAGCAGGCCCAGGAGACCGCCGACGAGTACGGCGTCAGCCTCGACACCGTCACCGAAGTCGGCCGCCCCTCCCGAACCGTCGTTGACTACGCCGAAGAGAACGGCTTCGACCACATCGTGATGGGAAGCCACGGCCGAAGCGGCGTCAGTCGCATCCTCCTCGGGAGCGTCGCGGAGTCCGTCGTCCGCCGCTCGCCCATCCCCGTCACTATCGTCCGATAG
- a CDS encoding KaiC domain-containing protein, producing MADEDDDWFERAFADDDDEESAEPADSTEPSEPDADASEDDDEESGGFEDAFGGDEDARPESGQAEETSADDFEAAFGGTGGGSDGGDADASDDADDFEAAFSGTGGGGGGSSDDFEAAFGGTGGGGADDFEAAFGGGGGGDGDGGGEFGFDLDAGGEDTDFDEEFESDIPRVKLGIEGLDNMVQGGVPERSLIVAIGSAGTGKTTFGLQFLNHALENDERAVFITLEETEERIVDSANEKGWNFGEHIANGDLAVIDLDPIEMANSLTSIRNELPRLVEDFGATRLVLDSVSLLEMMYDDQATRRTEIYDFTKALKNAGVTTMLTSEAAEDNPYASRHGIIEYLTDAVFLLRYIRPEDFRETRLAVEIQKIRDANHSRETKPYEITSQGISVYRQANIF from the coding sequence GTGGCTGACGAGGACGACGACTGGTTCGAGCGAGCGTTCGCGGACGACGACGACGAGGAGTCGGCCGAACCCGCGGACTCGACGGAGCCGTCCGAACCCGACGCGGACGCGAGCGAGGACGACGACGAGGAGTCCGGGGGGTTCGAGGACGCGTTCGGCGGCGACGAGGACGCGCGCCCCGAGTCCGGCCAGGCGGAGGAGACGAGCGCGGACGACTTCGAAGCCGCGTTCGGCGGCACCGGCGGCGGAAGCGACGGCGGCGACGCGGACGCGAGCGACGACGCCGACGACTTCGAAGCCGCATTCAGCGGCACCGGCGGCGGAGGCGGCGGGTCGAGTGACGATTTCGAGGCGGCGTTCGGCGGCACCGGGGGTGGCGGCGCGGACGACTTCGAAGCCGCGTTCGGCGGCGGTGGGGGCGGCGACGGTGACGGCGGCGGCGAGTTCGGGTTCGACCTCGACGCCGGCGGGGAGGACACGGACTTCGACGAGGAGTTCGAGTCCGACATCCCCCGCGTCAAACTCGGTATCGAAGGCCTCGACAACATGGTGCAGGGCGGCGTCCCCGAGCGAAGCCTCATCGTCGCCATCGGGAGCGCCGGAACCGGGAAGACCACGTTCGGCCTCCAGTTCCTCAACCACGCCCTCGAGAACGACGAGCGCGCCGTCTTCATCACGCTCGAAGAGACCGAAGAGCGCATCGTGGACAGCGCGAACGAGAAGGGCTGGAACTTCGGCGAGCACATCGCGAACGGCGACCTCGCCGTCATCGACCTCGACCCCATCGAGATGGCGAACTCGCTCACGAGCATCCGGAACGAACTCCCCCGGCTCGTCGAGGACTTCGGCGCGACCCGGCTCGTCCTGGACTCCGTCAGCCTCCTCGAAATGATGTACGACGACCAGGCCACCCGCCGCACCGAAATCTACGACTTCACGAAAGCCCTCAAGAACGCCGGCGTCACCACGATGCTCACCAGCGAGGCCGCCGAGGACAACCCCTACGCGTCCCGCCACGGCATCATCGAATACCTCACCGACGCCGTCTTCCTCCTCCGCTACATCCGCCCGGAGGACTTCCGCGAAACCCGGCTGGCCGTCGAAATCCAGAAGATTCGGGACGCGAACCACTCCCGCGAAACCAAACCCTACGAAATCACCAGCCAGGGAATCTCGGTGTACCGGCAGGCGAACATCTTCTAA
- the pyrF gene encoding orotidine-5'-phosphate decarboxylase, with product MGFFDDLAARIDATDSVVCVGLDPDPDRLPDDVREKELPRWAFNRRIIDATHEHAACYKPNAAFYEDSEGWRSLRETVAYAHGKGVPVIVDAKRGDIGNTARQYADILDYADAITVNPYLGRDSLQPFLSRTDAGVFVLCRTSNSGGKDFQNLELAGFDEYLYEHVARRASEWNENDNVGLVVGATSTDELERVRDTVPDLPFLVPGVGAQGGDAEAAVEFGLNENGVGLVNSTRGIIFAGEDSEEWAAAAGQAAKRLKDRLNQYR from the coding sequence ATGGGTTTCTTCGACGACCTCGCCGCCCGCATCGACGCGACCGACAGCGTCGTCTGCGTCGGCCTCGACCCCGACCCCGACCGCCTCCCCGACGACGTGCGGGAGAAGGAACTGCCGCGCTGGGCGTTCAACCGCCGCATCATCGACGCGACGCACGAACACGCGGCGTGCTACAAGCCGAACGCGGCGTTCTACGAGGATTCGGAGGGCTGGCGGAGCCTCCGCGAGACCGTCGCGTACGCGCACGGAAAGGGCGTGCCCGTCATCGTGGACGCGAAACGCGGCGACATCGGGAACACCGCCCGCCAGTACGCGGACATCCTCGACTACGCGGACGCCATCACGGTCAACCCTTACCTCGGCCGGGACAGCCTCCAGCCGTTCCTCTCCCGGACGGACGCGGGCGTGTTCGTGCTCTGCCGAACCTCGAACTCGGGTGGAAAAGACTTCCAGAACCTCGAACTCGCGGGGTTCGACGAGTACCTCTACGAGCACGTCGCGCGCCGCGCGAGCGAGTGGAACGAGAACGACAACGTCGGGTTGGTCGTCGGCGCGACCAGCACGGACGAACTCGAACGCGTCCGCGACACCGTTCCCGACCTCCCCTTCCTCGTGCCCGGGGTCGGCGCGCAGGGCGGGGACGCCGAGGCCGCGGTCGAGTTCGGTCTGAACGAGAACGGCGTCGGCCTCGTGAACTCCACGCGCGGCATCATCTTCGCCGGCGAGGACAGCGAGGAGTGGGCGGCCGCCGCCGGCCAGGCCGCGAAGCGCCTCAAAGACCGCCTGAACCAGTACCGCTAG